A stretch of the Sphaeramia orbicularis unplaced genomic scaffold, fSphaOr1.1, whole genome shotgun sequence genome encodes the following:
- the LOC115415763 gene encoding peptidase M20 domain-containing protein 2-like isoform X1 gives MSSSALLSELKHRLGVLIDAAEPKLHGLSRDIWTCPELAYQETQAHGTLVDFFSQEPGWTVDPHFKLDTAFRAVWGPELGPGPVVNVGFLCEFDALPGLGHACGHNLIAEVGAAAALGLKAVLEELPDRSSLPVRVQVTVLGTPAEEDGGGKIDMLREGAFEGLDVVFMAHPSKEDALYLPCVAEHDVTIRYYGRASHASAYPWEGVNALDAAVLCYNSLSVLRQQLKPDWRVHGIIKNGGVKPNIIPDYTELEFYLRTPSRAELPVLKEKAERCFRSAAEATGCTVEVEFSKNRFDNMLRFWTLEQLYEQNGTALGMEFTTDEEVLKESGSTDFGNVTFAVPGIHPYFYIGANALVHTQEYTSAAGDARAQFYALRTAKALSMTALDLLMNPQLLQKIKEEFTEEKHKEEDKETRLSTQRT, from the exons ATGTCTTCTTCGGCTCTTCTGTCCGAACTCAAACACAGACTCGGTGTCCTCATAGACGCAGCCGAACCGAAGCTTCACGGTCTGAGCCGGGACATCTGGACCTGTCCGGAGCTGGCCTACCAGGAGACCCAGGCCCACGGTACCCTGGTGGACTTCTTCAGCCAGGAGCCCGGATGGACCGTGGACCCGCACTTCAAACTGGACACCGCCTTCCGAGCCGTCTGGGGACCCGAACTGGGCCCGGGTCCGGTGGTCAACGTGGGCTTCCTGTGTGAGTTCGACGCCCTTCCGGGTCTGGGTCACGCCTGCGGACACAACCTGATTGCAGAGGTGGGGGCTGCCGCGGCCCTGGGCCTCAAGGCGGTTCTGGAGGAGCTGCCGGACCGAAGCAGTCTGCCGGTCCGGGTCCAG gtGACGGTGCTGGGGACACCTGCAGAGGAGGACGGGGGAGGGAAGATCGACATGCTGCGAGAAGGGGCGTTCGAGGGTCTGGATGTGGTGTTCATGGCCCACCCATCCAAGGAGGACGCCCTGTACCTACCCTGTGTGGCAGAGCACGA TGTGACCATCAGATACTATGGCAGGGCGTCCCATGCGTCCGCCTACCCCTGGGAGGGCGTCAACGCCTTGGATGCCGCCGTCCTGTGCTACAACAGCCTGTCGGTGCTCAGGCAGCAGCTGAAACCGGACTGGAGAGTCCACG GAATCATCAAAAACGGCGGAGTCAAACCCAACATCATCCCAGATTACACTGAGCTGGAGTTCTACCTGAGGACGCCATCCAGAGCCGAGCTGCCCGTCCTGAAGGAGAAGGCAGAGAGGTGTTTCAGATCTGCAGCTGAGGCCACAGGGTGTACG GTTGAAGTTGAATTCTCCAAAAACAGATTTGATAACATGCTACGGTTTTGGACTCTGGAACAGTTGTATGAGCAGAACGGTACCGCTCTGGGTATGGAGTTCACCACAGATGAAGAGGTTCTAAAGGAGTCTG GCTCCACAGACTTTGGGAATGTGACGTTTGCCGTCCCTGGGATCCATCCATACTTCTACATCGGAGCTAATGCTCTGGTCCACACTCAGGAATACACCAGCGCTGCAG GTGATGCCAGGGCTCAGTTCTACGCTCTCAGGACTGCAAAGGCTCTGTCCATGACGGCACTGGACCTACTGATGAACCCACAACTACTGCAGAAGATCAAAGAGGAGTTTACAGAGGAGAAACACAAAGAGGAGGACAAGGAGACAAGACTGAGCACACAGAGaacctga
- the LOC115415763 gene encoding peptidase M20 domain-containing protein 2-like isoform X2, which translates to MSSSALLSELKHRLGVLIDAAEPKLHGLSRDIWTCPELAYQETQAHGTLVDFFSQEPGWTVDPHFKLDTAFRAVWGPELGPGPVVNVGFLCEFDALPGLGHACGHNLIAEVGAAAALGLKAVLEELPDRSSLPVRVQVTVLGTPAEEDGGGKIDMLREGAFEGLDVVFMAHPSKEDALYLPCVAEHDVTIRYYGRASHASAYPWEGVNALDAAVLCYNSLSVLRQQLKPDWRVHGIIKNGGVKPNIIPDYTELEFYLRTPSRAELPVLKEKAERCFRSAAEATGCTVEVEFSKNRFDNMLRFWTLEQLYEQNGTALGMEFTTDEEVLKESGSTDFGNVTFAVPGIHPYFYIGANALVHTQEYTSAAGDARAQFYSNPSVLYVPSVPSVPSVLSFLSVPCR; encoded by the exons ATGTCTTCTTCGGCTCTTCTGTCCGAACTCAAACACAGACTCGGTGTCCTCATAGACGCAGCCGAACCGAAGCTTCACGGTCTGAGCCGGGACATCTGGACCTGTCCGGAGCTGGCCTACCAGGAGACCCAGGCCCACGGTACCCTGGTGGACTTCTTCAGCCAGGAGCCCGGATGGACCGTGGACCCGCACTTCAAACTGGACACCGCCTTCCGAGCCGTCTGGGGACCCGAACTGGGCCCGGGTCCGGTGGTCAACGTGGGCTTCCTGTGTGAGTTCGACGCCCTTCCGGGTCTGGGTCACGCCTGCGGACACAACCTGATTGCAGAGGTGGGGGCTGCCGCGGCCCTGGGCCTCAAGGCGGTTCTGGAGGAGCTGCCGGACCGAAGCAGTCTGCCGGTCCGGGTCCAG gtGACGGTGCTGGGGACACCTGCAGAGGAGGACGGGGGAGGGAAGATCGACATGCTGCGAGAAGGGGCGTTCGAGGGTCTGGATGTGGTGTTCATGGCCCACCCATCCAAGGAGGACGCCCTGTACCTACCCTGTGTGGCAGAGCACGA TGTGACCATCAGATACTATGGCAGGGCGTCCCATGCGTCCGCCTACCCCTGGGAGGGCGTCAACGCCTTGGATGCCGCCGTCCTGTGCTACAACAGCCTGTCGGTGCTCAGGCAGCAGCTGAAACCGGACTGGAGAGTCCACG GAATCATCAAAAACGGCGGAGTCAAACCCAACATCATCCCAGATTACACTGAGCTGGAGTTCTACCTGAGGACGCCATCCAGAGCCGAGCTGCCCGTCCTGAAGGAGAAGGCAGAGAGGTGTTTCAGATCTGCAGCTGAGGCCACAGGGTGTACG GTTGAAGTTGAATTCTCCAAAAACAGATTTGATAACATGCTACGGTTTTGGACTCTGGAACAGTTGTATGAGCAGAACGGTACCGCTCTGGGTATGGAGTTCACCACAGATGAAGAGGTTCTAAAGGAGTCTG GCTCCACAGACTTTGGGAATGTGACGTTTGCCGTCCCTGGGATCCATCCATACTTCTACATCGGAGCTAATGCTCTGGTCCACACTCAGGAATACACCAGCGCTGCAG GTGATGCCAGGGCTCAGTTCTATTCTAATCCTTCTGTTCTTTATGTTCCTTCTGTTCCTTCGGTTCCTTcggttctttcttttctttctgttccttGTAGGTGA
- the LOC115415763 gene encoding peptidase M20 domain-containing protein 2-like isoform X3 gives MSSSALLSELKHRLGVLIDAAEPKLHGLSRDIWTCPELAYQETQAHGTLVDFFSQEPGWTVDPHFKLDTAFRAVWGPELGPGPVVNVGFLCEFDALPGLGHACGHNLIAEVGAAAALGLKAVLEELPDRSSLPVRVQVTVLGTPAEEDGGGKIDMLREGAFEGLDVVFMAHPSKEDALYLPCVAEHDVTIRYYGRASHASAYPWEGVNALDAAVLCYNSLSVLRQQLKPDWRVHGIIKNGGVKPNIIPDYTELEFYLRTPSRAELPVLKEKAERCFRSAAEATGCTVEVEFSKNRFDNMLRFWTLEQLYEQNGTALGMEFTTDEEVLKESGSTDFGNVTFAVPGIHPYFYIGANALVHTQEYTSAAGAVVDMFMVLFGGIVNLLKSSCSFCSFCSL, from the exons ATGTCTTCTTCGGCTCTTCTGTCCGAACTCAAACACAGACTCGGTGTCCTCATAGACGCAGCCGAACCGAAGCTTCACGGTCTGAGCCGGGACATCTGGACCTGTCCGGAGCTGGCCTACCAGGAGACCCAGGCCCACGGTACCCTGGTGGACTTCTTCAGCCAGGAGCCCGGATGGACCGTGGACCCGCACTTCAAACTGGACACCGCCTTCCGAGCCGTCTGGGGACCCGAACTGGGCCCGGGTCCGGTGGTCAACGTGGGCTTCCTGTGTGAGTTCGACGCCCTTCCGGGTCTGGGTCACGCCTGCGGACACAACCTGATTGCAGAGGTGGGGGCTGCCGCGGCCCTGGGCCTCAAGGCGGTTCTGGAGGAGCTGCCGGACCGAAGCAGTCTGCCGGTCCGGGTCCAG gtGACGGTGCTGGGGACACCTGCAGAGGAGGACGGGGGAGGGAAGATCGACATGCTGCGAGAAGGGGCGTTCGAGGGTCTGGATGTGGTGTTCATGGCCCACCCATCCAAGGAGGACGCCCTGTACCTACCCTGTGTGGCAGAGCACGA TGTGACCATCAGATACTATGGCAGGGCGTCCCATGCGTCCGCCTACCCCTGGGAGGGCGTCAACGCCTTGGATGCCGCCGTCCTGTGCTACAACAGCCTGTCGGTGCTCAGGCAGCAGCTGAAACCGGACTGGAGAGTCCACG GAATCATCAAAAACGGCGGAGTCAAACCCAACATCATCCCAGATTACACTGAGCTGGAGTTCTACCTGAGGACGCCATCCAGAGCCGAGCTGCCCGTCCTGAAGGAGAAGGCAGAGAGGTGTTTCAGATCTGCAGCTGAGGCCACAGGGTGTACG GTTGAAGTTGAATTCTCCAAAAACAGATTTGATAACATGCTACGGTTTTGGACTCTGGAACAGTTGTATGAGCAGAACGGTACCGCTCTGGGTATGGAGTTCACCACAGATGAAGAGGTTCTAAAGGAGTCTG GCTCCACAGACTTTGGGAATGTGACGTTTGCCGTCCCTGGGATCCATCCATACTTCTACATCGGAGCTAATGCTCTGGTCCACACTCAGGAATACACCAGCGCTGCAG GTGCAGTAGTAGACATGTTCATGGTACTCTTTGGTGGAATAGTGAACCTTCTGAAATCCTcctgttctttctgttctttctGTTCCTT GTGA